One Skermanella pratensis genomic window, TGTCGATCGTGACGGTGCTGTCGGGCTTCATGAAGAACATCGGCGCGCTGGCGATCTTCATGCCGATCGCCTTCCAGATTTCGCGGCGGACCGGCAAGCCGGCGTCGCGCCTGCTGATGCCGCTGTCGTTCGGGTCCCTGCTGGGCGGCGTCGCGACCCTGGTCGGAACCTCGCCCAACATCATCGTGTCGCGCATGCGCGAGGACATCGTGGGCGAGCCGTTCCGCATGTTCGACTTCGCTCCGGTCGGGGTCGGGCTCGCCGCGGCCGGCGTGACCTTCCTGGTGTTCGGCTGGCGCCTGCTGCCGCGCAAGCGCGGAGGCGGTCCCAGCGACCAGATGTTCTCGATCGAGGACTACACGACCGAGGCGCGCCTGACGCCCGGTTCGACGCTGGTCGGCAAGACCGTGTTCGATCTCGAAACCATGGCCGAGGCCGACATCACGGTCGCGGGCATCATCCGCGAGGGGTACCGGCGCTACGTGCCGTCCGGAACCTGGACCCTGTTCGCCGACGACATCCTGGTGCTGGAGGGCGAAACGCACGCCCTGGAGAAGCTCGTCAAGGACGCCAGGCTGGAACTGGTCGGCATGAAGAAGGACGGGAAGGTCGCGTCGGCCCGGCGCGGCGAGGTCGGCATGGTCGAGGCGGTGGTGACCCAGGGATCCCAGATGATCGGCCGGTCTGCCGAGCAGCTCAGCCTGCGCGAACGGTTCGGGGTCAATCTGGTCGCGGTCAGCCGGCGCGGCCGGCAGATCAGCCAGCGCCTGCGCCGGCTCCGATTCCAACAGGGCGACCTGCTGGTGCTCCAGGGCATCAAGGACGCCATGCCGGAAGCCCTGGCGACGCTCGGCTGCCTGCCGCTCGCCGAGCGGAACCTGCAACTCGGCCGCAAGCGCCACGTCTATCTGCCGGTCTCCGTGCTGGCGGTCGCCATGATCCTGGTATCGCTCCAGCTGGTGGGCGTCACCATAGCCTTCTTCGGGGCCGCGGTGGTTCTGCTGGTGACCCGCGTCCTGAGCCCGCAGGAAGCGTACGAAGTGGTCGATTGGCCGATCCTGATCCTGCTTGGAGCGCTGATCCCGGTCAGCGACGCGCTGCGCACCACCGGCGGCACGGACCTGATCGCCGCCTGGCTGTCGGGCGCCGCCGCGATGCTGCCGCCCCTGGGCGCGCTGGGGCTGATCCTGACGGTCGCGATGGCGGTGACGCCGTTCCTCAACAATGCCGCGACGGTGCTGGTGATGGCGCCGATCGGCGCGGGCCTGGCGCAGCGGCTGGGACTCAACCCCGATCCGTTCCTGATGGCGGTGGCGGTCGGCGCCGCGTGCGATTTCCTCACCCCGATCGGCCACCAGTGCAACACGCTGGTGATGGGGCCGGGGGATATCGTTTCGGGGATTACTGGCGGCTGGGCCTGCCGCTTTCGGTGCTGGTCGTCGTGCTCGGCACGTTCCTGATCAGCGTGTTCTGGCCCATGTGAACCTGGGGATCGAACCTGGGGATCGAACCTGCGGTGAGAACCCATGGACGAAGCCGGCCCAGGAAGGCAGGCACCGGCGCTGGCGCGACCTGCGTCGCGTCAGCGCCGGTGCCGGATCCCCGGACCGGCTTCGATTCCCTGATCGACCCGTTCTCCCGGTCGCGGGCCTTGGTCAGACCCGCTTCAGGTTGACGGCCGAGGTCTTCCCCTTGCGGGGGTCGTTCTCGAGGTCGAAGCTGACGGTGTCACCGTCGTTGAGGCCGCTCATGCCCGAGCGCTCGACGGCGGAGATGTGAACGAAGACGTCGGGCCCACCCTGATCGGGCTGGATGAAGCCATACCCTTTCGTGGCATTGAACCATTTGACGGTACCAGTCGGCATTTTCTTGGTCTCCCTGACCGTATTATCAATCGCCCCAACCCTGTCTCGCCTTACGGCATGTTGCAAGCCGCAAATGTCACGAATGGCGCGCGCGACAGTGGTATGCCTTCTCGACAATCTTTCTTGCAGCCTTCCCGTGCAAGCGTGACCTTCCGGCTGCCCGCGTGTTCTGTGATGTCGAAGGGTCGCAACGGTGCCGATCCATAGCATTTATCCGAAGCACCAGGGAAAGATCAGATGACAGGACATCGTCCGCTGCGAGAGGGTGTGTACGACACATCCAATGGAACCGGTGCCCGCAGGGGGAGCCTTTCCGACACGGTCGCGGTTCAGCCCGGCCTTTATCGCAGGATTTCATGGGGCGCCGTGCTCGGCGGCACGCTGATGGTGGTGGCGGTCCAGCTGCTCCTCAGCATGCTGGGCCTGGGCCTCGGCCTGACCACGATCGATCCGGCGCAGGGGGCGGCGGGGACCCCCGAAGCGTCCACCATGGGCACCACCGCCGTCGTATGGTGGGCCGTCAGCTATCTGGTGGCTCTGATCATTGGCGGCTACGTCGCCGCGCGCCTGGCGGGTGCGTTCGAGAAGACCGACGGCGTGCTGCACGGGTTGCTGACCTGGGCGCTGGCCCTGGTGGTCAGCTTCTGGCTTTTGACCTCCGCGATCGGCAGCGTGATCGGCGGCGCCTTCAACGTGGTCGGCAACGCCGTTTCCGGGATCTCCAGCACGGTGGCCGACGCCGTTCCGCAGATCGCCGATGCCAGCGGCCTCTCCGCCGAGCAGATCCAGCAGCGGGCCCAGAGCCTGATGCGGCCGGCCGACCAGACCGGGCAGAGCCCGGAGGCGGCGCAGAACGAACTGGTTTCGCTGGTTCCGCGAATCGTCAGCGGCGGCCAGGAAGGCGAGCAGGCCCAGCAGCGCGCGGTCCAGATCGTCAGCCAGCAGGCCGGCATCAGCGAAGACGAGGCTCGCGCCCGAGTCGACCAGCTTCGCCAGCAGGCCGAGCAGACCGCTCAGCAGGCCGAGCAGACCGCCCGCCAGGCGGCGGACACCACCGCCAACGCGGTGAGCCAGGCGTCGCTCTGGGGCTTCGGCGCCCTGCTGCTGGGGGCGATCGCCGCCGCCATCGGCGGTGCCTCGGGGACTCGCCGCCGCGACGACCTGACCGTGGCGTAACGGCTTCCGGCCGAGACATCGGGACCGGCCGGCTTCAATCGGCCGGTTCCTTTGTATTAACGCTTTTGCGTCATGATGCGGGTTCCCGTCGCCTTAACCGGTTCGAAGGCCCGCATCATGTCCTCCACCCTCTGGATGCTCGTCTGCCTGTATCTGATCATCGCTGCCGTTTCCGTGATGGAAGCCGGCTTCGTGACGAGCCGACCAAGCCGCGGGGCTCCTTTCGCCGTGTGTGTCGTCGCCCTGCTGCATGGCCTGGGATGGCCCCTGCGCATGGCCCTCGGCGCCCGCCGGCCGTGATCGGCCGGATTGGTTAGTTAACTCATAATTAACTATGGCCCGCCACCCTGGGCGCTCCTGGCGCTTGATTTCGGGTGGGAGATGGATGCGATCGATCTGAGGCCCTGGCAACCGGTTGCGGCCGAGAAACCACAACAGAAGCTTGCCCAATACCTCTACCTCTTCGTTGCGCCTTCGGCGGCTGCGGGGCTCGGGCTGTTCACGTCGCGGCCGGTCCGCGCCGGAGCGAGCGTCCTGACCGTCACCGACCCGGACTATCTGGCGCGGGCGATGAGCCGTCGCGAGATCGCCAGGGCCGGCTACAGCCATGCCGACATCTTCCAGGTCGGGACCGACCTGTTCATCCCGCCCTACGGCGGCCCCGACGACTTCACCAATCATAGCTGCGAGCCCAATTGCGGTCTGAAGGTCAGGCCCGACGGCTTCTCCATGGTCGCCCTTTACGATATCGAGGCGAACGAGGAACTGACCTACGACTACTCGACCCATCAGGAGCATCCGGACGAGGACATGGCCTGCGCCTGCGGGTCGCGGACCTGCCGCGGCACGGTCCGCAGCTTCTCGACCCTGCCGGCCGCGCTGCGGAGGCGCTACCTGGATCTCGGCATCGTGGCGGACTTCGCCGCCGCCGAGCTCCGCCATGACGCGGCCCTGACCCTGCCGTTCTAGGCCGGGCTGGCGGGAACGGGAATGTCCAAGCCGTCGATGGCGCTGCCGTCCCTCCTGAGACGATATTTCGGGGTTCCAGCCTGCGTCGTCGAACTGGCGGTTCTGGGAGCCCTGGCGTCCGGCGGCATCCTGGTCCTGACCACCAGCAGCGCCGCGCTCTTCCTGGCCAAGGAAGGCAGCGACGCCATGCCGGTCTTCTACATCCTGCTCGCCGCCATCTCGATTCCGCTGGCGTCGACCGTCTCGGCGGTGCTGTCGCGCTGGCTGACGCTTCAGGTTTCCGCAGCGCTGTGCCTCGCCTCCTCCCTGATGGGGGCGACGCTTTGGGCGGTGGCCGCGGCGGAGATCCCGGGCGCCACCCACGCCGCCTACATCGCGGCCTACAGCCTGGAGATCCTCTACGACACGCTGTTCTGGCTGCTCGCTTCGGAATACCTGACGACGCTCGACATGAAGCGGCACGCGGCGCAGCTTGCCATGGCCTTCGGCGCCGGCGGCGTCGGCGGGGGGCTGATCGCGTCGGCGCTGTCCCAGTTCGTCGCGACCCAGACGCTGCTGCTGGTGTCGTCGGTCCTGTTCGGCCTCGCCCTTCTGCAGTGCCTGCGCATCGGACGGCGGCTCGAACCGCTGGGCGCCGGGGAGGAGGACGAGGACGAGGGCGGAATTCTGGACGCGCTCCGTTCCCTGGCCGGCACGATCGCCGGCTTTCCCCTGATCGCCGCGATCGGCGCAGGCATCCTGCTGATGTCGGCGCTGTTCTGCCTTCAGGATTATCTGGCCATGGCGGTCTATGCCGAGGCTTACGAGGACGCGGATGCGCTTGCCGGGTTCCTGGCCCTGGTCTATTCCGCTCAGCAGGCGGCGGAGCTGGTCATCCTGGCACTGTTCGGGCGGCTGGTGCTGGAGAGGGGAAGCCCGCTGCTGCGCAACCTGATCTTCCCGGTGACCACCCTGCTGAGCCTTGCCGGGCTCTTCATGGCCTGGGGCCTGCCCGCCGCCGTCGTCATGCACATGAACGCCAACGCGGTGTCGAACGCGATCTTCGAACCGGTCAAGACGCTGAACTACGCCGCGATCCCCTACCGCGTCCTGGGGCAGATCCGCATGCTGGTGGAGGGGGTCATCTACCCCGCCGGCATCGCGCTGTCCGGAGTCGGCCTGCTGTGGCTTCAGAGCTGGGCGGACCCGCGAACCGTCCTGATGGTGACCATCGTCCTCGCGGCCCTGTTCGCCGCCGTCTGCGCTTTCATCGGGATGGGCTTCCTGCCCAGCCTGCTGAAGAGCCTGCGCCAGCGGGCGGCCTGTCCGCCCGACTCCAGGCGGCGTGCGGGCATGCACCGGTTCTCCCGGGCCGATATCCTGGCGCTTCATGCCCATCCCGATCCCCAGGTCCGGCGCCATGCCGAGGACCTGGCCAGGAAGTTCGCTCCAGACCTGGCTCTCGACGACGGGGCCGGGCGGCCCGCCCAGGCGACGGCGTCGCGGGGTGCCGTCGTCGTCATGGATCCGGCGCGCCATATCCAGGCGCTGGCGCGCATGCTGGAGCAGGGATCCGCGGAAGCGCGCCAGAACGCGGCGGAGGCGTTGGGCCGGTGCGGCGACGCCGCCATTCCCGAAATCGTGCCTCGGCTTGGCTCCCGCCGGCCCGAGGTCGCCAACGCCGCCGTGCTGGCGCTGGGGGCGATCGGGACGCGCCGCGCCCGGCGCATCCTTCTGGACCACCTGGCCCCGCTCTACCGGCAGGCTCACTACAACCTTCACGGGCTGGCCGCGGTGACGGGGCTGTTCGACTCGTCGCAATCGCTGGTGGACGTGATGGCCGCCGCGATCCGGGCGAGCAACCGGCGCATCATCTGGCGGGTGCTGATGGTCAAGGCGGCGCTGGGCAACAAGCGCGACATCCGGTTGCTTTACAGCCTCGCCCACTCCTCGGACCCCCGGGTCCGGGCGGATGCCATCGAGGCGCTTTCCAGCCTGCCGACCGGCCGCTTCATCCGCCCGGTGCTGGCCCTGCTGGAGGCCGGCGCGGGCGACGCGCCGGCCGCCGCGGACGCTCCGCAAGCGGCACGGTCGCCGACCCAGGCGGCCGGCGCCGTGATGAAGGCGGCATCGACCGACAGGTGGACCCGACTGCTGGCCGCCCGCCTGCTCGATGATGCCGCGGTTCCCGCCGCCGGAGACAATGCCATGCTCGATCTGATCCTGTTCCTCAAGACGATTCCCCTGTTCCAGGCCATGACGCTGGAGGAGCTGGGATTTCTGGCGGAACGGGCCGAGACCGCGACCCCGTCCGCGGGGACATCCCTGTTCGAGGCGGGCGAGCCGATCCGCCACTTCTCGGTGATCCGCGCAGGCACCGCCGAACTGCGGATCGACGGGGTGCCGGTGGACCGGATCGGCGCCGGAAGCGCGTTCGGCGAGACCGCTTTCCTGGAAGGGGCGACCCATCCGCTGAGCGGCATCGCCGTGACGGACATGGTCGTCCTGCGCTTCCACCGCGCGCTGATCGCCGACCTGGTCGCCGAACATCCGATGGCGCTGCCGCCGCTCCTCGCCGACTGGCAGCGCCGGCTCGCCCGTCTCTACGGCAGACTCGCCGAACAGACCGCGACGGGGCCGGGCAGGACCGGTACCCGGCTCCACCTGATCCACAAGACCGATATCCACGCCGCCGCCACCGATGTCCATGCCGCCGCCAGGCAGGGGAGCCCCGACGAATGCGCCTGATCCACCGTGTCATCCTTATCCTGTCGGCAGCGGCGCTCGCGATGCTGGTGGGCAATGCCCTGATCGTCCACCTGATCGTCGGCGAGGAGTTCAGGTCTATCGAGAGCGCCCTGGCGGAGCGCAACGCCGACCGCGCGGTCGACGCCGTTTCGGACAACCTGGCCCACCTGCGCGGCTCGGCCCTGGACTGGGCCACCTGGGACAGCAGCTACCGGTTCATGCAGGGCGAGGGCATCCAAGAATTCGTCGAGCAGAACCTGGTGCCGCAGAGCTTCCAGGGAATCAGGGTCAACCTGATGTACTTCGTCCGGTTCGATGGCACGGTGGTCTGGGGGGATATCCACGACCTCGCCGCGGGTGAGGCCGTGGACCTGCCGGAACTTTCCAGGGACCTGCTGACGCCGGCTCAGCTCGACCTGTTCTCCACCGGGCAGGGAAGGACCGGCACCCCGTCGGGAATCCTGATGACGTCGGGGGGGCCCATGCTGGTCGTCAGCGCGCCGATCCTCCGGGCCGACGGGACGGGGCCGGCGGCGGGCTTCCTTCTGCTGGGACGCTTCCTGGACGCCGACCTGGTCGACCGGCTCGGCCGGCAGGTCCATGCCCGCTTCACCCTCGACCCGGTCGACGCCGGCGGCGGGGCCTCGGGCGGGGCGGGCGCTTCGGCGGGGCCGGCGCCGACAGTCCAGGAACCGACCGGGGAACTGGCGCGGGACCGGAAGGCCGAGGCGCCGCGGAACCGGGAGTTGACGGTCGGGGGGATCATCTGACGGTCCGCACCGTGCTCAGCGACATCGCGGGCAAGCCCGCCCTGGTTGTGGAAACCAGCTACGCCCGCACCATCAGCGAGGCCGGCAGCAGCATGGTAAACTACGTGATCGCGCTGATGGCCGCGGTGCTGGCGCTCGCCGGACTGGCGATCCTGCTGATGCTGAACCGGACGGTCGTCAAGCCGGTAGCCCACCTGATGCAGCGGGTCCTGGAGGCGCGCGGCTGCGCCGCCCCGGAGCCGGCCGCGTCGGCCGGTTTCTCCGCCGCCGCCGGGGGCAAGTCCGACGAGATCGTGATCCTGGGGAACGAGTTCGAGCGCACCATCCAGCAGCTCGACGAAACCCAGAAGCGGCTGGTCGAGCAGAGCTTCTATACCGGCATGGCGGAGCTTGTCGGCGGCATGACCCACAATGTCCGGAATGCGCTGACCCCGATCTCGATCAAGCTGTGGCATATCGGTCGGGCGCTCGACATGGCGCATCTCGACAGGATGGAAGCCGCGGTCGAGCGGGTCGAGGCGGCGACCGCCGACCGGCAGGACTGCGCGCTCGCGGTGACGTACCTGAAGGCCTGCATGGAGCATCTGCGCACCAGCCACTCGACCATCGAGACCGACATCGGGGTGATCGGCGACCAGGCGACCCAGATCGAGCAGATATTCTATGATCATGAGCGTTTCAGCCGGGCGAAACGGCAGGTTGAAACGATCGATATTTGCCGGGTGGTCGACGAGGCCTCGAAACTGTTGCAGAATGGCGAGAAGATCAGGATCGCGGTGGCGCCCGCCGTGGCGAAGCTGCCCGCCGTCCGCGGTCACCACGTCGTCCTGACCCAGGTGTTCGGCAACCTGATCGTGAATGCCGAGGAGTCGATCCTGGCTTCGGGTCATGGGGCCGGAACGATCTCGATCAATGGCGAACTGGTGAGGCGCGACGGCGTGGACATGGTGGAACTGCACGTTTCCGACGATGGGCAGGGTATTCCGGAGGACAAGCTGGACCGGATCTTCGAGCGCGGCTACAGCACCCGCCGGGTTCACAGCGGTGGCATCGGGCTGCACTGGTGCGCGAACAGTCTGGCTGGAATGGGCGGCGGCATATGGGCGGTCAGCGAAGGCATCGGCCGGGGCGCGCGGATGGTGGTCCGGCTCCCGGCCAGGAAGCGGGTCTACAACTTCGACACCCTGAAAGAGACGGCGTGAGAATGACCAAGCCTTTCCGCGTCCTCGTGGCGGATGACGAACCCATGCTGCTCGACAGCTACCGCTACGTCATCGAAGACCTGGCGCCCCGGCGCGACCGCATCACCGAGATCGAGGAACAGCTTTTCGGCCG contains:
- a CDS encoding sensor histidine kinase is translated as MLSDIAGKPALVVETSYARTISEAGSSMVNYVIALMAAVLALAGLAILLMLNRTVVKPVAHLMQRVLEARGCAAPEPAASAGFSAAAGGKSDEIVILGNEFERTIQQLDETQKRLVEQSFYTGMAELVGGMTHNVRNALTPISIKLWHIGRALDMAHLDRMEAAVERVEAATADRQDCALAVTYLKACMEHLRTSHSTIETDIGVIGDQATQIEQIFYDHERFSRAKRQVETIDICRVVDEASKLLQNGEKIRIAVAPAVAKLPAVRGHHVVLTQVFGNLIVNAEESILASGHGAGTISINGELVRRDGVDMVELHVSDDGQGIPEDKLDRIFERGYSTRRVHSGGIGLHWCANSLAGMGGGIWAVSEGIGRGARMVVRLPARKRVYNFDTLKETA
- a CDS encoding SET domain-containing protein, yielding MDAIDLRPWQPVAAEKPQQKLAQYLYLFVAPSAAAGLGLFTSRPVRAGASVLTVTDPDYLARAMSRREIARAGYSHADIFQVGTDLFIPPYGGPDDFTNHSCEPNCGLKVRPDGFSMVALYDIEANEELTYDYSTHQEHPDEDMACACGSRTCRGTVRSFSTLPAALRRRYLDLGIVADFAAAELRHDAALTLPF
- a CDS encoding cold-shock protein; the encoded protein is MPTGTVKWFNATKGYGFIQPDQGGPDVFVHISAVERSGMSGLNDGDTVSFDLENDPRKGKTSAVNLKRV
- a CDS encoding CHASE4 domain-containing protein → MRLIHRVILILSAAALAMLVGNALIVHLIVGEEFRSIESALAERNADRAVDAVSDNLAHLRGSALDWATWDSSYRFMQGEGIQEFVEQNLVPQSFQGIRVNLMYFVRFDGTVVWGDIHDLAAGEAVDLPELSRDLLTPAQLDLFSTGQGRTGTPSGILMTSGGPMLVVSAPILRADGTGPAAGFLLLGRFLDADLVDRLGRQVHARFTLDPVDAGGGASGGAGASAGPAPTVQEPTGELARDRKAEAPRNRELTVGGII
- a CDS encoding HEAT repeat domain-containing protein, whose product is MSKPSMALPSLLRRYFGVPACVVELAVLGALASGGILVLTTSSAALFLAKEGSDAMPVFYILLAAISIPLASTVSAVLSRWLTLQVSAALCLASSLMGATLWAVAAAEIPGATHAAYIAAYSLEILYDTLFWLLASEYLTTLDMKRHAAQLAMAFGAGGVGGGLIASALSQFVATQTLLLVSSVLFGLALLQCLRIGRRLEPLGAGEEDEDEGGILDALRSLAGTIAGFPLIAAIGAGILLMSALFCLQDYLAMAVYAEAYEDADALAGFLALVYSAQQAAELVILALFGRLVLERGSPLLRNLIFPVTTLLSLAGLFMAWGLPAAVVMHMNANAVSNAIFEPVKTLNYAAIPYRVLGQIRMLVEGVIYPAGIALSGVGLLWLQSWADPRTVLMVTIVLAALFAAVCAFIGMGFLPSLLKSLRQRAACPPDSRRRAGMHRFSRADILALHAHPDPQVRRHAEDLARKFAPDLALDDGAGRPAQATASRGAVVVMDPARHIQALARMLEQGSAEARQNAAEALGRCGDAAIPEIVPRLGSRRPEVANAAVLALGAIGTRRARRILLDHLAPLYRQAHYNLHGLAAVTGLFDSSQSLVDVMAAAIRASNRRIIWRVLMVKAALGNKRDIRLLYSLAHSSDPRVRADAIEALSSLPTGRFIRPVLALLEAGAGDAPAAADAPQAARSPTQAAGAVMKAASTDRWTRLLAARLLDDAAVPAAGDNAMLDLILFLKTIPLFQAMTLEELGFLAERAETATPSAGTSLFEAGEPIRHFSVIRAGTAELRIDGVPVDRIGAGSAFGETAFLEGATHPLSGIAVTDMVVLRFHRALIADLVAEHPMALPPLLADWQRRLARLYGRLAEQTATGPGRTGTRLHLIHKTDIHAAATDVHAAARQGSPDECA
- a CDS encoding SLC13 family permease encodes the protein MSFSQAAAFSIVIGMVALLVWDRIRYDVVALGALLAAVVCGIVPVDKAFSGFSDDIVIIVASALVVSAAVGRSGIVEMMLQPFVGHMKTTNSQVAILVSIVTVLSGFMKNIGALAIFMPIAFQISRRTGKPASRLLMPLSFGSLLGGVATLVGTSPNIIVSRMREDIVGEPFRMFDFAPVGVGLAAAGVTFLVFGWRLLPRKRGGGPSDQMFSIEDYTTEARLTPGSTLVGKTVFDLETMAEADITVAGIIREGYRRYVPSGTWTLFADDILVLEGETHALEKLVKDARLELVGMKKDGKVASARRGEVGMVEAVVTQGSQMIGRSAEQLSLRERFGVNLVAVSRRGRQISQRLRRLRFQQGDLLVLQGIKDAMPEALATLGCLPLAERNLQLGRKRHVYLPVSVLAVAMILVSLQLVGVTIAFFGAAVVLLVTRVLSPQEAYEVVDWPILILLGALIPVSDALRTTGGTDLIAAWLSGAAAMLPPLGALGLILTVAMAVTPFLNNAATVLVMAPIGAGLAQRLGLNPDPFLMAVAVGAACDFLTPIGHQCNTLVMGPGDIVSGITGGWACRFRCWSSCSARS